In Phlebotomus papatasi isolate M1 chromosome 1, Ppap_2.1, whole genome shotgun sequence, the following proteins share a genomic window:
- the LOC129798476 gene encoding probable cytosolic Fe-S cluster assembly factor GK14772, which translates to MSGFSGALQLTDLDDFITPSQECIKPVQIESKKSQTGSKIKIQEDGAYYVDSEIGLQKLQKVEITLSDCLACSGCITSAESVLITQQSQEELLRVLSENEDKRKSGQETKLIVFTVSQQPILSLAKKYNLSVTECTSRLAGYFKSLGADMVLSTKIADDLALIECRDEFLARYLAERSGEKHKNLPMLSSSCPGWVCYAEKTHGNFILPYISTTRSPQQIMGILVKEGLAEKEKVPRDRIYHVTVMPCYDKKLEASRGDFFDEVSQSREVDCVITSIEIEQMLLKDGKSLSDIEGRAFDWPWPLPEPHTQIWANETSGSGGYCEHIFKYAVKQLFNESIEKLEFKSLRNPDFREISFERGGETIRFAIANGFRNIQNLVQKLKRGKSIYHFVEIMACPSGCLNGGAQVRPEQGVSTRELCGSLEKLYSDLPQSNPDDFEGQKRIYNVFFGGYQSDKASAKLHTKYHAVEKMNTALNIKW; encoded by the exons ACCCGTGCAGATTGAGAGCAAGAAGAGCCAGACGGGATCTAAGATCAAAATACAGGAAGATGGAGCATACTATGTGGACTCAGAA ATTGGCCTCCAGAAGCTCCAAAAGGTGGAGATTACTTTGTCCGATTGCCTGGCATGCTCTGGGTGCATCACATCAGCTGAGAGTGTCCTGATCACGCAACAGAGCCAGGAAGAACTCCTTCGAGTACTCAGTGAAAATGAGGACAAGAGAAAATCTGGGCAGGAGACCAAGCTCATTGTCTTTACGGTATCACAACAGCCAATCCTCTCCCTCGCGAAGAAATACAATCTCTCCGTTACCGAATGCACTTCCCGCCTGGCAGGATACTTCAAATCTCTGGGAGCTGACATGGTTCTCAGCACAAAGATTGCCGATGATCTCGCCCTGATCGAATGCCGGGATGAATTCCTGGCACGATACCTGGCAGAGAGGAGTGGGGAGAAGCACAAAAATCTCCCCATGCTGTCATCCTCCTGTCCAGGATGGGTTTGCTATGCAGAGAAAACGCATGGGAATTTTATCCTGCCCTACATCTCCACCACGAGATCCCCCCAGCAGATCATGGGGATACTGGTCAAGGAGGGCCTGGCGGAAAAGGAAAAAGTGCCCAGGGACAGGATCTACCATGTGACTGTGATGCCGTGCTATGATAAAAAACTGGAGGCTTCCCGCGGGGATTTCTTCGATGAAGTGTCCCAATCCAGAGAAGTCGACTGTGTAATAACATCCA TTGAAATTGAGCAAATGCTTCTGAAAGACGGGAAATCATTGAGTGACATTGAGGGTAGGGCTTTTGACTGGCCCTGGCCCCTACCTGAGCCCCATACTCAAATCTGGGCCAATGAGACATCAGGATCTGGAGGATACTGTGAGCACATCTTCAAGTACGCTGTGAAACAGCTTTTCAATGAATCCATTGAGAAGCTGGAATTCAAGAGTTTGAG AAATCCCGACTTCCGGGAGATATCCTTTGAACGTGGAGGTGAAACCATTCGTTTTGCCATTGCCAATGGCTTCAGAAATATCCAGAATTTGGTGCAGAAGCTGAAAAGGGGGAAGTCTATTTATCATTTTGTGGAGATAATGGCTTGTCCATCTGGGTGCTTGAATGGAGGGGCTCAAGTGAGGCCAGAACAGGGAGTGTCCACGAGAGAATTGTGTGGGAGTCTGGAGAAATTGTACAGTGATCTGCCACAGTCGAATCCGGATGATTTTGAGGGGCAAAAGAGGATTTACAATGTCTTCTTTGGGGGATATCAAAGCGATAAGGCTTCAGCTAAACTTCATACAAAATATCATGCTGTGGAGAAGATGAATACAGCTTTGAacataaaatggtaa